One region of Bacteroidota bacterium genomic DNA includes:
- a CDS encoding SDR family oxidoreductase — MKRILITGAAGFLGSHLCDRFISEGYNVIGMDNLITGDLKNIEHLFSKKEFEFYHHDVSKFVFVPGELDYILHFASPASPIDYLKIPIQTLKVGSLGTHNLLGLARAKKARILVASTSEVYGDPLVHPQNEDYWGHVNPIGPRGVYDEAKRFQEAITMAYHNIHQVETRIVRIFNTYGPRMRLNDGRVLPAFIGQALRGEDLSVFGNGNQTRSFCYVDDLIEGIYRLLLSDYHLPVNIGNPDEITIKEFAEEIIKLTGTKQKIAFHPLPTDDPKQRQPDITRAKAILKWEPKINRAEGLKRTYEYFKNLSPEELYNTAHRFN; from the coding sequence ATGAAACGTATTCTTATTACCGGCGCTGCCGGCTTTCTCGGGTCACACTTATGCGATCGTTTTATCAGTGAAGGATACAATGTCATCGGCATGGATAACCTGATTACCGGTGATCTCAAAAACATCGAACATCTTTTTAGCAAAAAGGAATTTGAATTTTATCACCACGATGTTTCAAAATTTGTCTTCGTCCCTGGTGAACTCGACTACATTCTGCATTTTGCTTCTCCGGCCAGCCCGATAGATTATCTGAAAATTCCTATCCAGACTTTGAAAGTCGGATCACTCGGAACACATAACCTGCTTGGGCTTGCGCGCGCTAAAAAAGCGAGAATACTCGTGGCTTCTACTTCCGAAGTATACGGAGATCCTCTTGTTCATCCACAAAATGAAGATTACTGGGGACATGTAAATCCGATCGGACCGAGAGGTGTTTATGATGAAGCAAAACGCTTCCAGGAAGCAATTACAATGGCCTACCACAACATCCACCAGGTAGAAACAAGGATCGTGAGAATTTTTAATACCTATGGACCAAGAATGCGACTGAATGACGGAAGAGTATTACCTGCATTCATCGGACAGGCACTCCGCGGAGAAGATCTGAGTGTCTTCGGGAATGGAAACCAGACACGCTCATTCTGTTATGTGGACGATCTGATCGAAGGGATTTATCGCCTGCTCCTGAGTGACTATCATTTACCTGTGAACATTGGAAACCCCGACGAAATAACCATTAAAGAATTCGCGGAAGAAATCATCAAACTTACGGGTACAAAACAAAAAATAGCATTTCACCCGCTGCCTACAGACGATCCGAAACAACGTCAGCCCGATATCACCCGCGCAAAAGCCATTCTTAAATGGGAGCCTAAAATTAACCGTGCGGAAGGATTGAAAAGAACCTATGAATATTTTAAAAACCTTTCTCCCGAAGAGCTGTATAATACAGCACATCGATTTAATTAA
- a CDS encoding DNA-directed RNA polymerase subunit alpha, giving the protein MAILAFQRPDKVIMISSDDKHGVFEFRPLEPGYGITIGNALRRILLSSLEGHAITSVKIASVDHEFSTIKGVAEDVTEIILNLKQVRFKQQIQGTDSEKVTVNVSGKTQFTAGDISKFTTAFQVLNPDMVICNMEPSVKLSLDIHIDKGRGYVPSEENKSNSAPIGTIAVDSIFTPIRNVKYSVENYRVEQKTDYEKLVMEISSDGSIHPKEALKEAAEILIHHFMLFSDEKITLETKEKTPTEELDENTLHMRQLLNTKLVDMDLSVRALNCLKAADVETLGDLVSYNKADLLKFRNFGKKSLTELEELVRSKNLTFGMNVSKYLDKK; this is encoded by the coding sequence ATGGCCATCCTAGCATTTCAGCGTCCGGACAAAGTGATCATGATCAGCTCAGACGACAAACATGGAGTCTTTGAGTTCCGTCCCCTTGAGCCTGGATACGGAATCACAATCGGGAATGCCCTTCGCAGAATTCTGCTTTCTTCTTTGGAAGGACACGCGATTACTTCTGTAAAGATTGCAAGTGTGGATCACGAATTTTCCACAATCAAAGGTGTTGCAGAAGATGTAACTGAGATCATTCTGAACCTGAAACAAGTTCGTTTCAAACAGCAGATCCAGGGTACTGATTCTGAAAAAGTAACAGTTAACGTTAGTGGTAAAACACAATTTACTGCAGGTGATATCAGCAAATTTACTACAGCATTCCAGGTGTTAAATCCTGATATGGTAATTTGCAACATGGAGCCTTCTGTGAAATTATCACTCGATATCCATATTGATAAAGGTCGCGGATATGTTCCTTCTGAAGAGAACAAATCGAATAGCGCGCCAATCGGCACCATCGCTGTTGATTCTATTTTCACACCCATTCGCAACGTGAAATATTCTGTTGAGAATTACCGTGTGGAACAGAAGACTGACTATGAGAAACTGGTAATGGAAATTTCCAGTGACGGATCGATTCATCCAAAAGAAGCTTTGAAGGAAGCTGCTGAAATCCTGATCCACCATTTCATGCTGTTCTCTGATGAGAAGATCACTCTTGAAACCAAAGAGAAAACTCCGACTGAAGAACTGGATGAAAATACACTTCACATGCGTCAGTTGCTGAACACTAAACTCGTGGATATGGATCTTTCCGTTCGCGCGTTGAACTGTCTCAAAGCTGCGGATGTGGAAACACTTGGTGACCTGGTTTCTTACAACAAGGCTGACCTGTTGAAGTTCCGTAACTTCGGTAAGAAATCCCTGACTGAACTTGAAGAGTTGGTACGTTCGAAAAACCTGACATTCGGAATGAATGTGTCGAAATACCTCGATAAAAAATAA
- a CDS encoding SDR family oxidoreductase, with amino-acid sequence MYETPFHSQDLSKFSFLVTGGSGFIGSNLVTYLLKYNAGKVRVLDNLLTSSIENIKPFLGLPNFEFIEGDIRDTATCEKACKGIDLVSHQAALGSVPRSVKDPQATHSINSTGFLNMLVAARDAGVKRFVYASSSSVYGDHPVLPKKENETGNPLSPYAVSKKTNELYAKVFATTYNMEIAGLRYFNVFGPNQSPEGPYAAVIPLFMQAVLDHKSPFIDGDGEQTRDFTFVENAVQANICAMLSTNKNAMNQVYNVAVGEKASVNELFSLIAKLTNSDLKPTYRETRAGDIRDSLADISKAKELIGYNPTVRIGEGLKITFDWFRTSGINSKG; translated from the coding sequence ATGTACGAAACCCCTTTTCATTCACAGGATCTGAGTAAATTCTCCTTTTTGGTTACAGGTGGTTCCGGCTTTATTGGTTCCAATCTGGTAACTTATCTTTTAAAATACAATGCCGGAAAAGTCAGAGTGCTCGACAACCTCCTGACCAGTTCCATTGAAAATATTAAACCCTTTCTGGGCTTACCAAATTTTGAATTTATCGAAGGAGATATCAGGGATACCGCGACATGTGAAAAAGCCTGCAAGGGCATTGATCTTGTTTCACACCAGGCAGCTCTGGGTTCAGTTCCACGTTCTGTAAAGGATCCTCAGGCAACACATTCCATCAACTCAACAGGTTTTCTCAACATGCTTGTTGCAGCGCGTGATGCCGGTGTGAAACGTTTTGTATATGCCAGCTCATCTTCTGTGTATGGTGATCATCCCGTACTACCTAAAAAGGAAAACGAGACCGGAAATCCATTGTCACCTTACGCGGTAAGTAAAAAGACAAACGAATTGTACGCGAAAGTTTTTGCGACTACTTACAACATGGAAATCGCGGGGCTCAGGTATTTCAATGTCTTCGGGCCCAATCAGAGCCCTGAAGGTCCATATGCTGCTGTGATTCCTCTGTTCATGCAAGCCGTACTCGATCACAAATCACCTTTTATTGATGGTGACGGTGAACAAACCCGCGATTTTACTTTTGTGGAAAATGCTGTTCAGGCAAATATTTGCGCGATGCTCAGCACCAACAAAAATGCGATGAATCAGGTTTACAATGTCGCTGTTGGAGAAAAAGCATCTGTAAATGAATTGTTCAGTCTGATCGCAAAGCTCACCAACTCCGATCTGAAACCAACCTATCGTGAAACCAGAGCGGGTGATATTCGTGATTCACTGGCGGATATTTCAAAAGCAAAAGAATTGATTGGATACAATCCTACAGTTCGTATTGGAGAAGGATTGAAGATTACTTTTGACTGGTTCAGGACATCAGGAATAAACTCCAAAGGATAA
- the galE gene encoding UDP-glucose 4-epimerase GalE: MNVLVTGGTGYIGSHTVVELLNKGYNPILIDNLSNSREDVIQSIEEITGKRVDFFNIDLCRKKTLEKFFSVYKIDATIHFAAYKAVGESVGDPLKYYRNNLLSLINLLEIYQEKKLDNFVFSSSCSVYGQAEIQPVTENTTLQKAESPYGNTKQIGEEILSDVLKANNFHAIALRYFNPAGAHESGLIGEYPLQPPNNLVPVITQTAIGKRESMTVFGHDYTTPDGTCIRDYVHVVDIARAHVAAIDYLAQKKYKQPLTIINLGSGKGHSVLEAIQTFEKASGKKLNYLLGPRRAGDVEKVWADISFATKELGWVPENTLESIMKSAWNWELHLSENVPSHP, translated from the coding sequence ATGAACGTACTCGTAACCGGCGGAACCGGATACATTGGTTCCCACACAGTCGTAGAGTTACTGAACAAAGGATATAATCCCATCCTGATAGATAATCTCAGCAATTCAAGAGAGGATGTAATTCAATCCATTGAAGAAATTACAGGCAAGAGAGTTGACTTTTTCAATATTGATCTTTGCCGAAAAAAAACACTGGAAAAATTCTTTTCTGTCTACAAGATTGACGCGACGATTCATTTCGCTGCATACAAAGCTGTAGGAGAATCCGTAGGCGATCCATTAAAATATTATCGAAACAACCTGCTTTCACTCATTAACCTGCTGGAAATTTACCAGGAGAAAAAACTCGACAATTTTGTTTTCTCATCCTCCTGTTCAGTCTATGGTCAAGCGGAAATTCAGCCTGTAACAGAAAATACAACTCTGCAAAAAGCTGAGTCTCCCTATGGAAACACCAAACAAATTGGCGAAGAGATCCTTTCAGATGTATTGAAAGCAAATAACTTTCACGCCATTGCGTTGCGATATTTTAACCCTGCAGGTGCGCATGAAAGTGGACTGATCGGCGAATATCCTCTTCAACCACCGAACAACCTGGTACCGGTGATCACGCAAACAGCAATCGGCAAAAGAGAATCAATGACCGTTTTTGGCCACGACTATACTACACCTGACGGAACATGTATTCGCGACTATGTTCATGTAGTAGATATCGCGAGAGCCCACGTAGCAGCTATTGACTATCTCGCGCAGAAGAAATACAAACAACCACTCACAATCATTAATCTCGGCTCTGGAAAAGGTCATTCCGTTTTAGAGGCCATTCAGACCTTTGAAAAAGCATCCGGAAAAAAATTAAACTATTTACTCGGACCAAGAAGAGCGGGAGATGTTGAGAAAGTTTGGGCAGATATATCTTTTGCCACAAAAGAATTGGGCTGGGTACCGGAAAATACTCTAGAATCGATCATGAAATCAGCCTGGAATTGGGAATTACATCTCTCCGAAAATGTACCATCTCATCCCTGA
- a CDS encoding N-acetyltransferase, whose product MEKEYFVHDSAIIDDGAQIGKGTKIWHFSHIMSGCSIGENCNIGQNVVISPDVVLGKNVKVQNNVSIFTGVICDDDVFLGPSMVFTNVNNPRSAIVRKNQYLRTHVGKGATIGANATIVCGHNIGEYAFIGAGAVVTKNVPAYALVVGNPAKHLGWMSEYGHRLKFDANNVAICPESKQEYKLEGNKVRRIK is encoded by the coding sequence ATGGAAAAGGAATATTTTGTACACGATTCTGCCATCATCGATGACGGTGCTCAGATCGGAAAGGGGACGAAAATCTGGCATTTTTCGCATATCATGTCAGGCTGTTCTATTGGCGAAAATTGTAATATCGGGCAAAATGTTGTGATCTCACCGGATGTTGTGCTGGGTAAAAACGTAAAAGTTCAGAACAACGTTTCCATCTTCACAGGTGTCATCTGTGATGATGATGTTTTCCTCGGACCATCTATGGTGTTTACAAATGTGAACAATCCCCGGAGTGCAATTGTCCGTAAAAATCAATATCTGCGTACACATGTTGGCAAAGGTGCTACCATTGGAGCGAACGCGACTATTGTTTGCGGGCACAATATTGGCGAATATGCATTCATTGGCGCCGGCGCTGTAGTTACAAAAAATGTCCCTGCTTACGCCCTGGTTGTAGGAAACCCTGCAAAGCATTTGGGTTGGATGAGCGAATATGGACACCGTCTGAAATTTGACGCGAACAATGTCGCAATCTGCCCGGAAAGCAAACAAGAATACAAACTGGAAGGAAATAAAGTCCGCCGCATTAAGTAA
- a CDS encoding nucleotide sugar dehydrogenase — MQQELIDKKKKLAVLGLGYVGLPIALEFAKKIKVIGFDINEERLQKMKEGEDPSGELDTASFFGCDIEFTSSVDKLKEANFFIVTVPTPIDEHNLPDLKPILGATKFIGKALKKGDYVVYESTVYPGCTEEDCIPILEELSGLKFKTDFKVGYSPERINPGDKEHTISKILKVVSGCDAESLEEIAKTYEIIVKAGVYKASSIKVAEAAKIIENTQRDVNIALMNELSIIFNKMGINTYDVLEAAGTKWNFIKFQPGLVGGHCIGVDPYYLTYKAQELGYHAQVINSGRYVNDSMGFYVSKQTVKKIIAAGKDVSKSKVLVMGATFKENVEDIRNSKVADVVKELSSYGVTVEVTDPKANSAELKHEYGFELVKETGTDYDAVIIAVNHAEYKNLDEAWFKKILSKDGLIVDIKGVYKGKIKDIAYWSL; from the coding sequence ATGCAGCAGGAGTTGATTGATAAAAAGAAAAAACTTGCGGTGTTGGGACTCGGGTACGTAGGACTTCCGATCGCACTTGAATTCGCGAAAAAAATTAAAGTCATTGGCTTCGACATTAATGAGGAGCGGCTTCAGAAAATGAAGGAAGGAGAAGATCCCAGTGGAGAACTTGATACTGCTTCTTTCTTTGGCTGTGATATCGAATTCACTTCTTCCGTTGACAAACTGAAAGAAGCCAATTTTTTTATTGTTACCGTCCCTACTCCTATCGACGAGCACAATCTTCCGGATTTGAAACCTATTCTCGGTGCAACCAAATTTATCGGAAAGGCACTGAAAAAAGGGGATTATGTTGTGTACGAATCAACTGTCTATCCCGGATGTACTGAAGAAGATTGCATTCCAATTCTGGAAGAACTCTCAGGTTTAAAATTTAAGACTGATTTTAAAGTCGGCTATTCACCGGAACGAATCAATCCCGGAGATAAAGAACATACCATTTCTAAAATCCTGAAAGTAGTTTCCGGATGTGATGCTGAATCTCTCGAAGAGATCGCGAAGACCTACGAAATCATTGTTAAGGCTGGTGTATACAAAGCAAGTTCCATCAAAGTAGCAGAAGCTGCTAAGATTATTGAAAATACACAGCGTGATGTAAACATCGCGCTCATGAATGAATTGTCGATTATCTTCAATAAGATGGGCATCAATACGTATGATGTCCTTGAAGCCGCTGGTACAAAATGGAATTTTATCAAGTTCCAACCCGGTCTTGTTGGTGGACACTGCATTGGCGTAGATCCTTACTATCTCACATATAAAGCACAGGAATTGGGTTATCATGCACAAGTGATCAACAGCGGGAGATATGTGAATGACAGTATGGGCTTTTATGTTTCAAAACAGACCGTAAAGAAAATTATCGCGGCAGGAAAGGACGTTTCTAAATCCAAGGTACTGGTGATGGGCGCTACTTTCAAAGAGAACGTGGAAGATATCCGGAACTCAAAAGTCGCTGATGTTGTAAAGGAACTCAGTTCCTATGGTGTTACTGTAGAGGTGACTGACCCAAAAGCGAATTCCGCTGAACTTAAACACGAATACGGTTTTGAATTAGTAAAAGAAACCGGAACTGATTATGATGCAGTGATCATCGCTGTGAATCATGCAGAATATAAAAACCTTGACGAAGCCTGGTTCAAAAAAATCCTGAGCAAGGATGGATTGATTGTCGATATCAAAGGTGTCTACAAAGGTAAAATCAAAGACATTGCTTACTGGAGCCTCTAA
- the rplQ gene encoding 50S ribosomal protein L17: MRHGKKINHLGRTYSHRQALLSNMASSLILHKRINTTLAKAKALRKYVEPIITRSKDDSTHSRRMVFSYLQNKEAVVELFREVGPRVGDRPGGYTRIIKMGNRPGDNAEVCMMELVDFNTLMGGGSAGKEAPAKKAAKTTRRGGKKKAAEGEETAAEPKAKAEKKTTAKAEKGEAAPKKPAARKKKSDDKEKGE; the protein is encoded by the coding sequence ATGAGACACGGTAAGAAAATTAATCACCTCGGAAGAACATACAGCCATCGCCAGGCTCTTCTATCCAACATGGCTTCATCCCTGATTTTGCACAAGCGTATCAATACTACACTTGCCAAAGCAAAAGCACTGCGGAAATATGTAGAGCCTATCATCACACGTTCAAAGGATGACAGTACGCATTCCCGTCGTATGGTGTTCAGCTACCTGCAAAACAAAGAAGCGGTTGTTGAATTGTTCCGCGAAGTTGGCCCAAGAGTAGGGGATCGTCCGGGTGGATATACACGGATCATTAAAATGGGCAATCGTCCGGGCGATAACGCTGAAGTGTGTATGATGGAACTTGTTGACTTCAATACGCTCATGGGTGGTGGATCTGCAGGTAAAGAAGCTCCGGCTAAGAAAGCTGCTAAGACTACCCGTCGTGGTGGTAAGAAGAAAGCTGCAGAGGGCGAAGAAACTGCCGCTGAGCCAAAAGCGAAAGCAGAAAAGAAAACAACTGCTAAAGCTGAAAAAGGTGAAGCTGCTCCGAAAAAGCCTGCTGCCCGTAAAAAGAAGTCTGACGATAAAGAAAAAGGAGAATAA
- a CDS encoding Gfo/Idh/MocA family oxidoreductase encodes MMEEKRKIKFAVVGSGHIGKRHAEMIRRNSEAELVAMCDIKPKADLGLNDLEVPFFNSIEELFQAGLEFDVVNVCSPNGLHAEHTLVALDHKKHVVIEKPMGLTVADCEKVIFKALQVSRQAFCVMQNRYSPPSVWIKDVVERNLLGNIYMVQLNCYWNRDERYYNGKNWKGSADLDGGTLFTQFSHFIDIMYWLFGDITNIQGQFNDFNHEKLTAFEDSGFVNFSFVNGGMGSINYSTSVWDKNLESSITIIGEKGSIKIGGQYMNEVEYCHIQNYTMPVLPPANPANDYGHYKGSAANHHFIIENVIDTLKGRTIATTNALEGLKVVDIIERIYALRKLKKLKS; translated from the coding sequence ATGATGGAAGAAAAAAGAAAAATAAAATTCGCGGTTGTTGGTAGTGGTCACATAGGAAAAAGGCATGCTGAAATGATCCGGCGCAATTCGGAAGCGGAACTTGTTGCGATGTGTGATATTAAACCTAAAGCTGATTTGGGTCTGAACGATCTCGAAGTTCCGTTTTTCAATTCCATCGAAGAATTATTTCAGGCCGGGTTGGAATTCGATGTAGTGAATGTGTGCTCTCCAAATGGCTTGCACGCCGAACACACACTGGTTGCTCTCGACCACAAAAAACATGTCGTTATCGAAAAGCCGATGGGACTTACCGTTGCCGATTGCGAAAAAGTAATCTTCAAGGCACTACAAGTATCACGACAGGCTTTCTGCGTGATGCAAAACCGGTACTCTCCCCCTTCTGTCTGGATCAAGGATGTCGTGGAAAGAAATCTTCTTGGAAATATTTACATGGTCCAGTTGAATTGCTACTGGAACCGTGATGAAAGATATTACAACGGAAAAAACTGGAAAGGAAGCGCGGATCTCGACGGCGGAACTTTGTTTACACAATTCTCGCACTTCATTGATATTATGTACTGGTTGTTCGGAGATATCACCAACATTCAGGGACAATTCAATGATTTTAATCACGAAAAATTAACTGCCTTTGAAGATTCCGGATTCGTTAACTTCAGTTTTGTTAACGGAGGAATGGGTTCCATTAATTATTCTACAAGTGTCTGGGATAAAAATCTTGAAAGCAGTATTACCATCATCGGGGAAAAAGGCAGCATTAAAATCGGCGGGCAATACATGAATGAAGTAGAATATTGCCACATTCAGAATTATACAATGCCGGTACTGCCACCCGCTAACCCTGCAAACGATTACGGCCACTACAAGGGCTCGGCGGCCAATCATCACTTCATCATCGAAAATGTAATCGATACATTAAAGGGCCGGACAATTGCAACAACAAACGCGCTGGAAGGATTAAAAGTGGTGGATATCATCGAACGTATTTACGCCCTCCGGAAATTAAAAAAATTAAAAAGTTAA
- the rfbB gene encoding dTDP-glucose 4,6-dehydratase: MTVNNKTILITGGAGFIGSHVVRLFVTKYPEYRIINLDKLTYAGNLENLKDIEHLPNYEFIKGDIVDGEFIHQLFDQIRIDAVIHLAAESHVDRSISNPMEFVMTNVIGTVNLLNAAKKHWITNSEKNNAPGNNLFYHVSTDEVYGTLGETGLFTEETPYDPHSPYSASKASSDHMVRSYFDTYGLPSVISNCSNNYGSFQFPEKLIPLAINNIRNMRSVPVYGKGENIRDWLFVEDHATAIDVIFHKAKTGSTYNIGGHNEWKNIDLIHALCKIMDKKLNRQEGTSAKLITFVKDRAGHDLRYAIDASKIKRELGWAPSLQFEEGLEKTVDWYLSNEDWLKRLTSGEYLHYYENQYTHR; encoded by the coding sequence ATGACAGTCAATAATAAAACCATTCTTATTACCGGCGGAGCAGGATTTATCGGATCCCATGTGGTGAGATTGTTCGTCACAAAATATCCTGAATACAGAATCATTAATCTGGATAAGCTGACTTATGCCGGTAACCTTGAAAACCTCAAAGACATTGAGCATCTCCCGAATTATGAATTCATCAAAGGAGATATTGTTGACGGAGAGTTCATTCATCAGCTTTTTGATCAAATCAGGATTGACGCGGTCATACACCTTGCAGCTGAATCACATGTCGACAGAAGTATCTCCAATCCAATGGAATTCGTGATGACGAATGTAATTGGCACAGTCAATCTTTTAAATGCGGCAAAAAAACATTGGATCACGAATAGTGAAAAGAATAATGCGCCCGGAAATAATTTATTCTACCATGTTTCTACGGATGAAGTTTACGGAACTTTGGGAGAGACCGGATTATTTACCGAAGAAACTCCTTATGATCCGCATAGCCCCTACTCTGCTTCCAAAGCGAGTTCAGACCACATGGTCAGATCTTATTTTGATACTTATGGACTTCCTTCCGTCATTTCCAATTGTTCCAATAATTACGGATCCTTCCAGTTTCCAGAAAAATTAATTCCACTTGCAATAAATAATATCCGGAATATGCGTTCCGTTCCGGTTTATGGAAAAGGTGAAAATATACGCGACTGGTTATTCGTTGAAGATCATGCAACAGCAATTGATGTTATTTTCCATAAAGCAAAAACCGGTTCCACTTATAATATCGGTGGCCATAACGAATGGAAAAATATTGACCTCATTCATGCTCTTTGCAAAATCATGGATAAGAAATTAAACCGACAAGAAGGAACTTCCGCGAAACTAATCACCTTCGTGAAAGACAGGGCCGGGCATGATCTGCGTTATGCTATTGATGCATCCAAAATAAAACGCGAACTCGGCTGGGCACCATCATTACAGTTTGAAGAAGGTCTTGAAAAAACTGTTGACTGGTATCTTTCGAATGAAGACTGGCTGAAACGACTGACTTCAGGCGAATACCTGCATTATTACGAAAATCAGTATACACATCGTTGA
- a CDS encoding capsular biosynthesis protein, with translation MITDIHSHLIPGIDDGVKTLEESLAMIRGFSALGFKKLVTTPHIMSDFYRNTPDIILGGLDTVREAILAEGIPITIDAAAEYYLDEVLMKKIQTEKLLTIGNKYVLFEISYVNPPDNLYNVIFELNIKGYKPILAHPERYPFYYSKFEEYYKLKESGALFQLNTNSLVGYYGLGAKKIAERMIDEHMIDFIGSDLHGERHLDALQKTVKEKYLAKLVSQGVMNSAI, from the coding sequence ATCATTACGGATATCCATTCTCATCTTATTCCCGGCATCGATGATGGTGTAAAGACTCTCGAAGAATCACTTGCGATGATTCGCGGATTCTCGGCGCTTGGTTTTAAAAAGCTGGTCACTACCCCACACATCATGAGTGATTTTTACAGGAACACCCCTGATATAATTCTAGGTGGTCTTGATACGGTTCGTGAAGCGATTCTTGCGGAAGGGATTCCTATCACGATTGATGCCGCTGCTGAATATTATCTCGATGAAGTGCTGATGAAAAAAATTCAGACGGAAAAACTCCTCACCATTGGGAACAAATATGTCTTGTTTGAAATTTCCTATGTGAATCCACCCGATAATTTATACAATGTAATTTTTGAATTGAACATCAAGGGATACAAACCCATCCTTGCTCATCCTGAACGTTATCCTTTTTATTATTCAAAGTTTGAAGAGTATTATAAACTAAAAGAATCCGGCGCTCTTTTTCAATTGAACACAAATTCATTGGTAGGATATTACGGACTCGGAGCAAAAAAAATAGCTGAACGAATGATCGATGAACACATGATCGATTTTATTGGTAGCGACTTACACGGTGAGAGACATTTGGATGCATTGCAAAAAACAGTGAAAGAAAAATATCTTGCAAAGCTGGTTTCTCAGGGTGTCATGAATTCAGCAATCTGA
- the carA gene encoding glutamine-hydrolyzing carbamoyl-phosphate synthase small subunit has protein sequence MKYTEKKPAILLLADGTVFHGKAAGAIGTTSGEICFNTGMTGYQEIFTDPSYFGQILVATHVHIGNYGIHSDEIESENIKIAGLVCRSFNVQYSRKSAASSIQDYFIQQNKVAIDDIDTRAVVRHIRNKGAMNCIVSSEISDIAELKKLLDKVPSMEGLELSSKVSTEKAYFLGNPSARKKVAVIDFGVKKNILRNLINRDCYLRVFPFNTQFEEIKAWNPDGILLSNGPGDPSVMPEAVQTIKNILSDHIPVFGICLGHQLLAEACGISTYKMFNGHRGINHPVKNLITGRCEITSQNHGFAIKAEDVKNSDRVQITHVNLNDGTIEGIRVKDAVAFSVQYHPESAPGPHDSVYLFDDFIASLNSVEVSSI, from the coding sequence ATGAAATACACTGAAAAGAAACCAGCAATACTTTTATTAGCAGATGGTACCGTTTTCCACGGGAAAGCTGCAGGAGCTATCGGCACCACTTCCGGGGAAATTTGTTTTAATACCGGAATGACAGGCTACCAGGAAATTTTTACTGATCCGTCCTATTTCGGGCAAATCCTTGTGGCAACTCATGTTCACATCGGAAATTATGGAATTCATTCGGATGAAATTGAGAGCGAAAATATCAAGATTGCCGGTCTGGTTTGCAGGTCTTTCAATGTGCAATATTCCAGAAAGAGTGCGGCATCTTCAATCCAGGATTACTTCATTCAGCAAAATAAAGTAGCGATTGATGACATCGATACCCGGGCTGTGGTAAGACATATCCGTAACAAGGGTGCCATGAATTGCATTGTGTCTTCTGAAATTTCAGACATCGCAGAACTGAAAAAACTGTTGGATAAAGTTCCTTCCATGGAAGGGCTGGAGTTGTCATCAAAAGTAAGTACAGAGAAAGCTTATTTCCTTGGAAACCCATCCGCCCGAAAGAAAGTAGCGGTAATCGATTTCGGAGTAAAGAAAAATATCCTACGCAATCTCATCAATCGGGATTGTTATCTCAGGGTATTTCCTTTCAATACTCAATTTGAAGAGATCAAAGCCTGGAATCCTGATGGCATTTTATTATCCAATGGACCTGGTGATCCTTCCGTAATGCCTGAAGCGGTACAGACAATCAAAAATATTCTGAGTGATCATATTCCGGTTTTTGGTATTTGTTTGGGACATCAGCTATTAGCGGAAGCCTGCGGTATAAGTACCTATAAAATGTTTAATGGTCACAGAGGAATAAATCATCCGGTGAAAAACCTGATTACAGGAAGATGTGAAATCACTTCTCAAAATCACGGCTTCGCGATTAAAGCTGAAGATGTCAAAAACTCCGATCGTGTACAGATCACACACGTGAATTTAAACGATGGAACGATTGAAGGAATCAGGGTAAAAGACGCTGTTGCCTTTAGCGTACAGTATCATCCTGAATCCGCACCGGGACCTCATGATAGCGTGTATTTGTTTGATGATTTTATCGCCTCACTTAATTCTGTGGAAGTAAGCAGTATTTAA